The Coregonus clupeaformis isolate EN_2021a chromosome 39, ASM2061545v1, whole genome shotgun sequence genome contains the following window.
GCCAACAACACCGTACaagagcacaacaacaacaacaacaacactgaacacaacattgaacacaacactgaacacaacacaacacaagacaacacgctaaagctaatctcttgtctttcctctcctctctctctctctctctctctctctctctctctctctctctctctctctctctctctctctcgctctctgctctcgctctgctctctcctccaggCCGATGTCCTTTCCGCCAGTATATCCCAAGCAAGCCGGCCAAATACGGCATCAAGACATGGGTGGCCTGCGACTCCAAATCCAGCTACGCCTGGAAGATGCAGGTCTACACCGGCAAGGCCACATGCGGAGGCCCCGAGAAGAACCAGGGGATGAGGGTCGTGCTCGATTTGACGCAGGGACTCAGGGGTCACAACGTCACCTGCGACAATTTCTTCACCTCATACGAGCTCGCGCGCCAGCTCCTGACCAGGAACGTCACCGTGGTCGGCACAGTCAGAAAGAACAAGCCAGAGCTCCCGCAGGCGCTGCTCGCCTCAAAGGAcaggctcctcttctcctccaagtTCGCCTTCACGCCCACCACCGCTCTAGTGTCCTACCTGGCAAAGAAAAACAAGAACGTCTTACTCCTGAGCACGCTGCACACCGAGGCTCACGTTAGCCGTCGCCAGGACAAGAAGCCGGCCATCGTCCTAGACTACAACAGCAACAAGGGAGGTGTGGACAACCTAGACAAGGTGATTGGAACCTACAGCTGCAGGAGGATGACCGCGCGCTGGCCCCTGGTCATCTTCCACAACATCCTTGACGTGTCCTCTTACAACGCTTTTGTCATATGGCGAGAGCTCAACCCCACTTGGATGCCTGGCAAGAGAAACAAGAGGAGGGTGTTCCTCGAGCAGCTGGGAAAGGCACTAGTGACTCCGTTCATACAAAGAAGGGCCCGTCTCCCTCGCACCGAAGCCTCTGCGGCGCTCGTCAAAGCTGTTCAGAGGGCTACGTATCGTGATCAGCCCCGGCGGGATCACGCCCCCCGCAGCACCGGACCACGCAGCACCGCCGGCCCAAGCACCCAACCCCGCACAACCCAGTAAGAGGAAGAGGTGTCAGGTCTGCCCCACAAAGAaggactgtaaaacacacacggTGTGCACCAGGTGTAACAAATACATCTGCAAAGGCTGCTCGCACCCATACTGTCCCACATGTTCCAACTGGGCCTttagtgagagggggacagttcgacccggagggcacggcgtgtgtacagaataccaggacaacgggagggttaaaacagttacagagtttaatagctgtgatagAAAAAATGGAGGACGGATCAATAAtgctgaaatccctgagcggtatcCTTGCTctccggtaactgagttaggaaggacgcttgtatctttgtagtgactcggtgtattgatacaccatccaaagtgtagttaataacttcaccatgctcaaagggacattaaatgtctgcttttttattttttatcaatctatcagtaggtgcccttctttgcgaggcattggaaaacctccctggtctttgtggttgaatctgtgattgaaaatcactgctcaattgagggaccttacagataattttatgtgtggggtacagagatgagatagtcaatcaaatatcattttaaacaccattattgcacacagagtgatctttatcataattccactttgacattatggggtattgtgtgtaggccaatgacaaaaaataaatctaaatgtaatcaattttaaattcaggctgtcacacaacaaaatgtggaaaaagtcaaggggtgtgaatcagtggtggtcggtgccgtttaagatgagggaggacgagttttacttttcatgagcatggccttatttctatgacagcatattggatgactgtcattcatattccatttagacagttcaatgtaacagcgataggtttaggctattaCATGATTctcaaatgttccctatacccatcatgaggttgctacaacctagcctatgaatgaaagtttacaacatacgTGCACACAGGGTGAACATTTtttttgaggtgacagacagtgacacattcaataccgccgtgcacactcttgcctgcatctagctcatCTAGTgtttaatcattagtccaacaattGCAAACAAGAGTTTTTATTGGACAAATGTTTCTCCCGTTTTACCTCCgcttaagaaacgtttttcaccAGAATCGGCAGAattaatacacccctgatcacgcataaacacggttcactttcatagcagccacgttgtattccttctcgcatcttttcccttcgcttgttgACTTGAATGCACAACAcctcagctgtatgtgaccaggcggaaaaaaacgttccaagccaaaccatatcataaccgctacacacagactacatcgttgtcaccatattagcttaAGTAATGTCCAcatcaacatagctaatagaactagcacgttagtaaacccgctacagtcATGCAGTAACTTTACAGTATACATTCACTAAGCAGTTTAGTACTTACAGTGGTgagccccggtggcaataaattagtaaaatcaaagcttaccttgacttggaagattTCCAGTGTtatgttggatagtcatagccagctagctaacatggcATTCCTGTGTTTGAGCAGGTTGTTTGATtaggctaagctagctagctgaatATGCTAGCTATggaagtgaaactgaaagttaCAAGAAaaatgacactctctctctctcttttgcttctccttcatttaggtagaaattaatttgttaaaaacatTTCAGCTATTGTCTTTATTGTCTTTTTGGTTTTTattgccaagagtatgcaaagctgccatcaaggcaaaaggtggctatttgaagaatctcaaatataaaatatattttgatttgtttaacgcttttttggttccatatgtgttatttcatagttttgatgtcttcactattattctacgttgtaaaatttttaaaaaatatagaaaaacccttgaatgagtaggtgtgtccaaacttttgactggtagtgtacttccagatacaaatgagagaacagctcactctgaccattttactcaccttAGCAGAGCTTGTTAGGCTGTTTTTacgttatccagagcattggtgactgcaactgtgctgctgacaacaattgaattatgttttttttgccaacgtttactgacaccagccATATTAAATGGGTGTTAAGCGtacgtaaatttgtcagttattctgcgctctggcacactcagatgagagtgctctgaaatcggagtagatagccagagtgaatttaccagctatgtctatcgacagttgtcgcagtgacataaacattctattgaaatagttacttgcatagtggagtcttttgcttagaaatgtagctagctagctaaacaatgaaccataatcccaactcataatgttactaccctgcatgaatctgcaggtagctaaccaaccaggttcaatgttagctacagtgccttgcaaaagtattcatctcccttggcttttttcctattttgttccattacaacatgtaatttaaattgatttttatttggatttcatgtactggacatacacaaaatagtccaaattggtgaagtggaatgaaaaaaataacttgtttcaaaaaattctaaagaataaataatggaaaagtggtgcgtgcatatgtattcaccccctttgctatgaagaccctaaataagatctggtgcaaccaattaccttcagaagtcacataattagttaaataaagtccacctgtttgcaatctaagtgttacatgatctgtcacatgatctcagtacatatacacctgttctgaaaggccccagagtctgcaacaccactaagcaaggggcaccaccaagcaagtggcaccatgaagaccaaggagctctccaaagaggtcagggacaaagttgtggagaaatacagatcagggttgggttataaagaaatatcagaacatttgaacatcgcacggagcaccattaaatccattattaaaaaacgtaaagaatatggcaccacaacaaacctgcaaagagagggcctcccaccaaaactcacggaccaggcaaggagggcattaatcagagaggcaacaaagagaccaaagataaccctgaaggagatgcaaagctccacagcagagattggagtatctgtccataggaccactttaagccgtacactccacagagctgggctttatggaagagtggccaaataaacaaacacgtttggtgttcgtcaaaaggcatgtgggagactccccaaacatatggaagaaggtactctggtcagatgagactaaaaggaagctttttggccatcaaggaaaacactatgtctggcgcaaacccaacacctctcatcaccccgagaacaccatccccagagtgaagcatggtggtggcagcatcatgctgtggggatgtttttcatcggcagggactgggaaactggtcaggattgatggaatgatggatggcgctaaatacagggaaattcttgagggaaacctgtttcaattggacctcaatccaattgattgctgtgcaccagcggaacccatccaacttgaaggagctggagcagttttgccttgaagaatgggcaaaaatcgcagtggctagatgtgccaagcttatagagacataccccaagagacttgcagctgtaattgctgcaaaaggtggctctaaaaagtattgactttgggggggtgaatagttatgcatgtttttttgtcttatttcttgtttgtttccgACCTGTCTGCCTCTACAATCTGTGCAAAAATGTATAATTTTACAAATGTGATCTCTCCTGTGCCAGTAGCTAGCCCAAGAATGAACGTGAAACTAATAATTCAACATGTAAACCGTAAACActcagaattccattcattcattagtccttaagagtctattgatgcacccgtccgtcaatctaagtaacataataaaaaaaatcccatcaaaatgtgtcagtttaagctagaaatatcttttttttttttgtgtgcatgggctgcgtctcaatccaccgtatCCACCTATAGGCGGCTACAAGCTCCACTCCGTTGATCCATATGTTTGCGTGCACGTGGGTGGagtcatttttgggggggcagCGGACTCTTTTCTTTGCGTTCCACCCAGAGAGGAAGTCCGCTTTGTGTAGTGTATGTCCACTAGGGGGCTTGGGGAGCTAGAGTAGAGTACCAAGCAAGAGGGGCCGATGCACTCTTTTTGACTCTAGCTAGTGACGATTTTTGAACTTCCGATCCAGTGTTGTGCCTGTTTACAAATActcgatagctagctagctatatgttaGCCTAGTCTGATTTATGACACAACTTTTTAGCCACAGAAGCATAAgcaaatggaagtatggaggcagttttgtgccaacaaaaaaaaggggttaaatgtctccaaaaaaacaaaaatgtttcCTGAGCATTCTTATatatcctagatataggacagacacttcaaaaccttattccttatgattttttTTGGTgcaatttatgaatgtgttattcaatgtgtttgtatgtgcgCAGTGTGGCCTATGTAGGCCTATTGGAAATGTATTAGATCATAATTTATTGAAGATCTTGTCTCTTATCATCATTGAATCTCTGCTTGCTAGCTACATgccaatgatttgtttagcatagTAATGTCGAATGAATATAATTATTAGAATGACTGGGTCAAAACATGAGAAAATAACTAACGACCAGCTTGCTTGGCTAGCAACTTCAGAATGCAAAAATTAATTTACTTGTTATAattaatgtttttaatgaaaaaaGGTCACtaaaattttttataaatatgtTGGCAACCGTTTTATTGCGGCTTCACCTcgggcctaagaacagcccttagtcggGAGTTATCACACGATAAACCCCAGGATCTCAGGTGTTATTGCTTAACCCCTTAAGTTCGATGTCTGTGCCtccgcggaaatctaattagcataataaaaacatccatatacaaatctgtcagtttaagctggaGATATCTGTTttgttgcattggatgcgtcCCAATCCACCACATTCGCCTATGTCACACTTCCGtgtctgcggtgaaaggtgacaaagctagagcgatgtttgtcagaccatgagacatcacgaaacttggtcttctcacaaaatggtctgtagtgtccgaacggtttggcatctcacgaacacaatggtgttctccatttggcagtagaatggccttactgaagaactcagtgaccttcaacgtggcaccgtcataggatgccacctttccaacaagtcagttcgtcaaatttctgtcctgctagagctacTGTGGTCAACTGTAGGTGCTGTTATTCTGAAGTGgatacgtctaggagcaacaaaggctccGCTGCGAAGTagaaggccacacaagctcacagaacaggaccgctgagtgctgaagcacgtagtgcgtcaaaattgtctgtcctcggttgccaaactcactaccgagttccaaactgcctcttgaagcaacgtaaggagcttcatgaaatggttttcgttggccgagcagctgcacacaagcctaagatcaccatgcgcaatgccaagagtgGGCTGAAGTAAAGATtgccgccattagactctggagcagtggaaacacgttctctggagtgatgaatcatgcttcaccatctggtagtccgatgGACTAATCTAGGTTTGGAGGATGCCAgaagaatgctacctgccccaatgcatagtgccaactgtaaagtttggtggaggaggaataatggtctggtgctgtttttcatggttagggctagaccccttagttccagtgaagggaaatcttaacgctacagcacacaatgacattctagacgattctgtgcttccaactacagtgagggaaaaagtatttgatcccctgctgattttgtatgtttgcccactgacaaagacatgatcagtctataattttaatggtaggtttatttgaacagcgagagacagaataacaacaacaaaatatccagaaaacgcatttcaaaaatgttataaattgattttgcattttaatgagggaaataagtatttgatccctctgaaaaacatgacttagtacttggtggcaaaacccttgttggtaatcacagaggtcagacgtttcttgtagttggccaccagctttgcacacatctcaggagggattttgtcccactcctctttgcagatcttctccaagttattaaggtttcgaggctgacgtttggcaactcgaaccttcagctccctccacagattttctatgggattaaggtctggagactggctaggccattccaggaccttaatgagcttcttcttgagccactcctttgttgccttggccgtgtgttttgggtcattgtcatgctggaatacccatccacgacccattttcaatgccctggctggaggggaaggaggttctcacccaagatttgacggtacatggccccgtccatcgtctctttgatgcggtgatgttgtcctgtccccttagcagaaaaacacccccaaagcataatgtttccacctccatgtttgacagtggggatggtgttcttggggtcataggcagcattcctcctcctccaaacacggcgagtttagttgatgccaaagagctcgattttggtctcatgtgaccacaacactttcacccagttctcctctgaatcattcagatgttcattggcaaacttcagacggccctgtatatgtgctttcttgagcagggggactttgcgggcgctgcaggatttcagtcgttcacagcgtagtgtgttaccaattgttttcttggtgactatggtcccagctgccttgagatcattgacaagatcatcccgtgtagttctgggctgattcctcaccgttctcatgatcattgcaactccacgaggtgagatcttgcatggagccccaggctgagggagagtgacagttattttgtatttcttccatttgcgaataatcgcaccaactgttgtcaccttctcaccaagctgcttggcgatggtcttgtagcccattccagccttgtgtaggtctacaatcttgtccctgacatccttggagagctctttggtcttggcccatggtggagagtttggaatctgattgattgattgcttctgtggacaggtgtcttatatacaggtaacaaactgagattaggagcactccctttaagagtgtgctcctaatctcagctcgttacctgtataaaagacacctggggagccagaaatgtttttcagcattgaaggtcccaaagaacacagtggcctctatcattcttaaatggaagaagtttggaaccaccaagactcttcctagagctgcccccccggccaaactgagcaatcaagggagaagggccttggtcagggaggtgaccaagaaccagatggtcactctgacagagctccagagttcccttgtggaaatgtgagaaccttccagaaggacatcgatctctgcagcacttcaccaatcaggcatttatggtagagtggccagcctgaagccactcctcagtaaaaggcacctgacagcctgttttggagtttgccaaaaggcatctaaaggacactccgaccatgagaaacaagattctctggtctgatgaaaccaagattgaactatttagcctgaatgccaagcatcacacttggaggaaacctggcaccatccctacggtgaagcatggtagtgtcagcatcatactgtggggatgtttttcagtggcagggactggaagactagtcagtgttgagggaaaaatgaacagggcaaagtacagagagatccttaatgaaaacctgctccagagcgctcaggacctcagactggggcaaaggttcaccttccaacaggacaacaaccctaagcacacagccaagacaatgcaggagtggcttagggacaagtatctgaatgtccttgagtggcccaaccagagtcCAGGCTTGAACCCAatcgaccatctctggagagacttaaaaatagctgtgcagctatactccccatccaacctgacagagtttgagaggctctgcagagaagagtgggagaaactccccaaatacagttggccaagcttgtagtgtcatacccaagaagactcaaggctgtaatcactgccaaaggtgcttcaacaaaatactgagtaaagggtctgaatgcttatgtaaatgttgtatttccgtttttaaatttaaattagccaacatttctaaaaactagtTTTTTCTTTgccattattgggtattgtgtgtatattgatgagaaatcaattttagaataaggctgtaacataacaaaatgtgtaaaaagtcaagaggtctgaatactttctgaatgcattgtATGTTCCTTGAAGTAATCCAACCATGTATGCATAGTTCACATGCCTCAGTGCACTAATACATGTTCCTGAGATAATTATGGATCAATTATGAGATCTCAGTGGTCAAATCGTGCTTGTTTCATTCGGTAGCGGTGCattggtaaaatcactggggaagccagaaaaaaagtcatattacaacctactggatgtgttgtgataattgcgttttttgctctataacctgtttgttcatatgccttgcgactgtgatatataggcctaaggccgtgacaataagaagacacagtggcagaataaattcaaccacacctttgtttcatcacaaaaccggagagcaacctctgacCGGTgtagtccacaaagcatattgcatgtaacaaacagttacattacctacagcatggtcaaacaagttaatgtttctgacatgttcagactactaaacaactattgatttagaaccacagagagttaccgtaAGTCGCAATGAAAAAAGGAGCTTCCTCCACTATTCTAGCATCAttacaacttcaacatttcaacatcatcaaatcacctatgcttagtctaatacaatgACAACAAAAAGATACCAAAAATAATTTTGTCCAATCaaagtaagctaaatatgatgtggctgtccatggttctgatttctgcgtgtgtgtgtgtgtgtgtgtttgtacgtgtgtgtatgcatttgtgcaagtagaaaaacatgttgactcaccctacttgtaaagaaacgccaatgccatcctcctttctttcatgttgatgaaacggtctatgactctgtcatacagtacatgctttatTTTTGTTGTCATCGGCTGCCTGGCTAAAATCTTTGCTCACTAGCCTAACTCTCTTTCATGgtcaacgttagctagttaacatatTATTCTTCTACATCTatctacatattgaacttccatcttctcaggccaggggcacaatgtatgaatttatggttggataagaattgccattataatcattggccagtaggGAAAATCCCTAATTTAGGAAAGgaccaattttagctagctagctaggcaccggaggacaacaacacaacgagatgcaacaattaaaGTTATTTCTGTCAGTGATGTGattggagtgaagccaaatccaaactggcttcccttgacactttttttttggtgtgccaggaccattcacagttgagcttaTTCAATTTAGCTTATCACTGATttgctattattttatactttttctATCTTGGGAGGctaaatgctcgctggcttcccttgcatttaaTGTTATGGGTGTTAACAATGTCATACTAtctttgaccagacagcatcagatagatggtctacacatacagagacagaggggcacgtTTTAGCTCACTCTGATGTTTTCTCCCGTGAGATACactcagcctcttgcgaattgaaggaaaattatgaaacacagtgagacgaaagatacattattttatatgttttttgttttagtttttttggtaaatgttttggggaagcctggcttcccttggctccATGAATAAACACCACTGGTTTCATATATAGGTTGAGAAGGGAATAACATAGAACATAATGTAGTTCAAAGCTCCATAAAGCAtcagaccctggccgtgacctcactcagggagagagggttatgcaaaaaacacatttctaattcacacatgcgtattaatacacacttgtacatgtgtgaaatagaacacctaagtattattattattattatagatataattaattaaataaactcTCTTCTACATGTGTTTAATCAACATGTCTAATTGTAAGTAAAGACTGAGAATATGTTTACTTTACAATAAAGATTAATTCTATACTTTGACTATATTCCTACTTCAGTTTAGTGAAATCTGCTGTGTTTATGCACACACAGGAATATGGCATCTACTGTAATTAACTCTGAGCATGTGTTTGTTGATTATGGAAATTACCTACTACTTGTTTTCCCTGGACCTTAGTAAAATCCCCCCCTTGGCACACTTGGCACAAGGGTGCAAGACAACAATatgaatcaacaacaacaacaacaacaacaatgtatACTTGGTCCCGGAGACAGGTGATGAGGGCTAACCTGCTAAACATACTCTGGAGGGTCTGTGTCTACCTCGGGGAGACCATGAGATCACCTTCCAAAACACAACGCCAGTGTAAGGGGATCTAGCCGACATCCTTCCTCGCCACAGTGGAACCAACCACTTCATTAAGCTCTAAATCATCTACAGGCTGCTTCATTTGCATCCTGTATAGATAAAGTGGGTCTTAAATGAATAAATACTTGTAGGGAAGGACCTCACACCGAGGCACGTATGAGCCATGTACATAAAGTACTTTGCATAGACACTGAGGGcactattttaacaaacctaactcAATGGTAAATCTTAGCACTGGCTGTAGCGTTATAGGTTtgggggtgtgtcagaaatatttgttatattttcgCAACCGGAATTAAGGTCCCGAATGCTTCACAAACATCCCGCCCATCAGTCTACAgaagaaaggagaaagagagagagccctGATATTGCACCTG
Protein-coding sequences here:
- the LOC121554236 gene encoding piggyBac transposable element-derived protein 4-like, translating into MSAVRFTAKQVLEQIFSNDSDCDEDADEEASEEEDGEEYNPEDEETTEDDDDYDAAAVDAADDEDEDDVQIEDIILEMTNLEGVRKYGARGDGDDGDDDHRHYADDDHHEVHEDREDRDRDRGCGRWKAMDSTDLRAYVGLLILAGVYRSRGEAASSLWDAESGRTIFRATMPLKVFHAYSRLLRFDDRQTRAERRAAGGGDKLAAVREVWDKWVERLPLLYNPGADVTVDEQLVPFRGRCPFRQYIPSKPAKYGIKTWVACDSKSSYAWKMQVYTGKATCGGPEKNQGMRVVLDLTQGLRGHNVTCDNFFTSYELARQLLTRNVTVVGTVRKNKPELPQALLASKDRLLFSSKFAFTPTTALVSYLAKKNKNVLLLSTLHTEAHVSRRQDKKPAIVLDYNSNKGGVDNLDKVIGTYSCRRMTARWPLVIFHNILDVSSYNAFVIWRELNPTWMPGKRNKRRVFLEQLGKALVTPFIQRRARLPRTEASAALVKAVQRATYRDQPRRDHAPRSTGPRSTAGPSTQPRTTQ